A window of the Nibribacter ruber genome harbors these coding sequences:
- a CDS encoding HAD family hydrolase: protein MAAYKALIFDFDGTLCATRDSILYSFEKTFAHYQATAPAAEAVMQAVSTGASLPNILPQLHPVLPQEELQEWVTTYRHIYSTEGTKFTTLFPGTEQLLQTAHATGHICIVISNKGQRAIEEALTKYHIAGYFDLVIGDDPKVPIEKKPHPMAFQELIVPRYPHVQPQQFLMIGDTHADLGFANNAGIDACWAAYGYGDQDLCLEQAPRYIIRQPLDVKNIL, encoded by the coding sequence ATGGCGGCATACAAGGCACTCATCTTTGATTTTGACGGCACACTCTGTGCCACCAGAGACTCAATTCTGTATAGCTTTGAGAAGACCTTTGCCCATTACCAAGCCACTGCACCGGCGGCAGAAGCCGTCATGCAGGCCGTAAGTACCGGCGCCAGCCTTCCTAATATTCTTCCGCAGCTGCACCCTGTCTTACCGCAAGAAGAACTACAAGAATGGGTGACTACCTACCGCCACATCTACTCTACAGAAGGCACCAAGTTCACTACTCTATTCCCGGGCACGGAACAGCTTTTGCAAACGGCCCACGCCACAGGACACATCTGTATTGTCATTAGCAACAAAGGCCAGCGCGCCATAGAAGAAGCCTTGACAAAATATCATATTGCTGGGTACTTTGACCTGGTCATTGGAGACGACCCAAAGGTACCAATTGAGAAAAAGCCTCATCCCATGGCCTTTCAGGAATTAATTGTCCCCCGCTATCCGCATGTACAACCCCAGCAGTTTCTTATGATTGGAGACACCCATGCAGACCTGGGCTTCGCTAACAATGCCGGGATAGATGCTTGCTGGGCCGCCTACGGGTATGGCGACCAAGACCTGTGCCTGGAGCAGGCACCCAGGTATATCATCAGGCAGCCTTTAGACGTTAAGAATATCCTGTAA
- the rpsF gene encoding 30S ribosomal protein S6, with product MALKNYETIFIMTPLLNEVQMQETVEKFRQVLKENGADIIHEENWGLKKLAYPIQKKNTGFYHLVEFTAPGTVVDSLELAYRRDEKIIRFLTTALDKHAVAYNERRRNGEFKSAKKEKEAPQAS from the coding sequence ATGGCTTTAAAAAATTACGAAACGATCTTCATCATGACCCCGTTGTTGAACGAGGTGCAGATGCAGGAAACGGTCGAGAAGTTCAGACAGGTGCTTAAGGAAAATGGCGCCGACATCATCCATGAAGAGAACTGGGGTCTTAAAAAACTGGCGTATCCAATCCAGAAAAAGAACACCGGCTTCTATCACTTGGTAGAGTTCACTGCCCCTGGCACTGTGGTTGATTCTTTGGAGTTGGCGTATCGCCGCGACGAGAAAATCATCCGCTTCTTGACTACAGCCCTAGATAAGCACGCAGTTGCTTACAACGAACGTCGTAGAAACGGCGAATTCAAATCAGCCAAAAAAGAGAAGGAGGCTCCTCAAGCGTCATGA
- the rplI gene encoding 50S ribosomal protein L9: MEVILKDDVKGVGYKNDIVVVKPGFGRNYLIPQGLAVMATPSARKVVAENVRQVAHKAEKIQNDAQDLANRIGETVLSIPAKAGETGKIFGAVTSLQVSEALKALGYDVDRKRIDFDQEVKSLGEYTATLNLHKEVKHQIRFNVVEA, encoded by the coding sequence ATGGAAGTTATTCTAAAAGATGACGTTAAAGGCGTTGGCTATAAAAATGATATCGTTGTAGTGAAGCCAGGTTTTGGCCGCAACTACTTGATCCCTCAAGGTCTTGCCGTAATGGCAACTCCTTCTGCCCGCAAAGTAGTAGCTGAGAACGTTCGTCAGGTAGCACACAAAGCTGAAAAGATTCAGAACGATGCGCAAGACCTGGCCAACCGCATTGGTGAAACCGTTCTTTCTATTCCGGCTAAAGCTGGTGAGACCGGTAAAATCTTTGGTGCTGTAACCTCTCTGCAAGTTTCTGAGGCTCTTAAGGCTCTTGGATACGACGTAGACCGCAAGCGCATTGACTTTGACCAAGAGGTAAAGTCTTTGGGCGAGTACACTGCCACTTTGAACCTACACAAAGAAGTGAAGCACCAAATCCGTTTCAACGTAGTTGAGGCGTAA
- the rpsR gene encoding 30S ribosomal protein S18, with translation MSLVNEKIHKQDTRKKYCRFKKNGIQYIDYKDGNFLLKFVNEQGKLLPRRLTGTSLKFQRRVSQAVARARHLAILPYVTDSLK, from the coding sequence ATGAGTTTAGTAAACGAAAAAATCCACAAGCAAGACACGCGCAAGAAATACTGCCGTTTCAAGAAGAACGGTATCCAGTATATCGACTACAAAGACGGTAACTTCTTGCTGAAATTTGTGAACGAGCAAGGCAAATTGTTGCCTAGACGTTTAACTGGTACCAGCTTGAAATTCCAGCGTCGTGTATCACAAGCAGTAGCCCGTGCCCGTCACCTGGCTATTTTACCTTATGTAACTGATTCTTTAAAATAG